One Mycobacteroides abscessus ATCC 19977 genomic window carries:
- a CDS encoding sulfotransferase family protein → MSFESSAERTSVGTVDDLHESATRLIGLDDFGDGSVDNYREALGVLLDSYQGEAGLTPLGSKMSRVFLRGALGARLLSEAAFKAHPDYAQVAIDRPIFVTGLPRTGTTALHRLLNADPMHQGLEMWLADFPQPRPPRDTWDANPVYQQLEGQFSKHHVENPEFMGLHYMSASEVEECWQLLRQSVHSVSYECLAHVPSYARWLSGQDWTPAYRRYKANLQLIGLNDIEKRWVLKNPSHLFALDALMEVYPDALVIQTHRPAETIIASVCSLNEHATAGWSETFTGATLGADQLDTWARGLESFKSARAKYDESQFCDVDYFDFISDPIGTVESIYRHFGLELSASALVEMQKMNDESQKGPRAPKHVYSLADYGLSKEAVMERFAGL, encoded by the coding sequence ATGAGCTTTGAATCAAGCGCAGAGCGCACCAGCGTCGGCACCGTCGACGATCTGCACGAGTCGGCTACCCGGCTCATCGGACTCGATGACTTCGGTGACGGCTCCGTCGACAACTACCGCGAGGCCCTTGGCGTCCTATTGGACTCGTACCAGGGCGAGGCCGGCCTGACCCCCTTGGGTTCCAAGATGTCTCGGGTTTTCCTGCGCGGTGCGCTGGGTGCGCGGCTACTCAGCGAGGCCGCGTTCAAGGCGCATCCCGATTACGCGCAGGTTGCCATCGACCGGCCCATTTTCGTCACCGGGCTGCCCCGCACCGGTACTACCGCGCTGCACCGGCTTCTCAACGCAGATCCTATGCACCAGGGGCTGGAGATGTGGCTGGCCGATTTCCCGCAGCCGCGGCCACCGCGCGACACCTGGGATGCCAACCCGGTGTACCAGCAGTTGGAGGGGCAGTTCTCGAAACACCACGTAGAGAACCCGGAATTCATGGGCCTGCACTACATGTCGGCCAGCGAGGTCGAGGAATGCTGGCAGCTGTTGCGGCAGTCGGTGCATTCGGTGTCGTACGAATGCCTTGCCCACGTGCCGTCCTATGCTCGGTGGTTGTCCGGGCAGGACTGGACCCCGGCGTACCGGCGTTACAAAGCCAACCTGCAGCTGATCGGACTCAACGATATCGAAAAGCGTTGGGTACTCAAGAATCCGAGCCACCTCTTCGCGCTCGATGCGCTCATGGAGGTGTACCCGGACGCGTTGGTGATTCAGACCCACCGTCCGGCCGAGACCATCATCGCCTCGGTCTGCTCGCTCAACGAGCATGCCACGGCGGGCTGGTCGGAGACCTTCACTGGCGCCACCCTCGGTGCCGATCAACTCGATACCTGGGCCCGGGGGCTGGAGTCGTTCAAGTCCGCACGTGCCAAGTATGACGAGTCTCAGTTCTGCGACGTCGATTACTTCGACTTCATCTCCGACCCCATCGGTACTGTCGAATCCATCTATCGGCACTTCGGACTCGAGCTGTCGGCATCCGCGCTAGTCGAGATGCAGAAGATGAACGACGAAAGCCAAAAGGGCCCGCGCGCACCAAAGCACGTCTACTCGCTTGCCGATTACGGGCTGAGCAAGGAAGCGGTGATGGAGCGCTTCGCCGGGCTGTGA
- a CDS encoding FAD-dependent oxidoreductase gives MRKIRVAVIGAGPAGIYAADILTKEYEHAQVDVFDRLPAPYGLVRYGVAPDHPRIKEIIKALRRVLSRDEIRFIGNVHYGTDIKLSELRRFYDAVIFSTGARADRGLDIPGIDLPESYGAADFVSWYDGHPDVPRDWPLTATSVAVLGAGNVALDIARMLAKPADEQLSTEIPANVYQGLALNQATDVHVFARRGPAQIKFSPMEFRELSHSPSVDVIVHPEGFEIDEGSQQAINSSKATKLVVDTMMKYLGQEPTGAPHRIHIHLCQSPAAVLGIDRVEGLRTERTELIGDGTVRGTGEFTDWPVQAVYRAVGYLSSHLADLPFDHHAGVIPHDAGRVLDIDGIPIESTYVTGWVKRGPVGLIGHTKSDAAETITSLLADLPGIQPAEISDPDAIFAHLRGSGIDYTTWEEWERLDAHEVALGQEQSRERIKVVPREEMISAGRQAS, from the coding sequence ATGAGGAAGATCCGAGTCGCGGTCATCGGCGCAGGTCCGGCCGGTATCTACGCCGCCGACATCCTCACCAAGGAGTACGAGCACGCACAGGTCGACGTCTTCGACCGGCTACCTGCGCCGTACGGACTGGTGCGTTACGGAGTGGCCCCGGACCATCCGCGCATCAAGGAGATCATCAAGGCATTGCGCCGGGTGCTCTCCCGCGATGAGATCCGCTTCATCGGAAACGTTCATTACGGCACCGATATCAAGCTTTCGGAGCTGCGCCGGTTCTACGACGCGGTGATCTTCTCGACCGGAGCCCGCGCCGATCGCGGGCTCGATATTCCGGGCATCGATCTGCCGGAAAGCTATGGTGCCGCCGACTTCGTGTCCTGGTATGACGGCCACCCCGATGTCCCCAGGGACTGGCCACTGACGGCCACGAGTGTTGCCGTCCTCGGCGCCGGAAATGTCGCGCTCGATATCGCCCGGATGCTGGCCAAGCCCGCCGATGAACAGCTCAGCACCGAGATTCCCGCCAACGTATACCAGGGTCTGGCGCTCAACCAGGCCACCGACGTCCATGTCTTCGCGCGACGTGGCCCGGCCCAGATCAAGTTCAGCCCCATGGAGTTTCGAGAGTTGTCGCACTCGCCCAGTGTGGATGTCATCGTGCACCCGGAGGGATTCGAGATCGACGAGGGCAGTCAGCAGGCCATCAACTCGAGCAAGGCCACCAAGCTCGTTGTCGACACCATGATGAAGTACCTGGGTCAAGAGCCCACCGGTGCGCCGCACCGTATTCACATCCACCTGTGCCAGTCACCGGCGGCGGTACTGGGCATCGATCGCGTGGAGGGCCTGCGTACCGAACGGACCGAGCTCATCGGTGACGGAACCGTCAGGGGAACCGGCGAATTCACCGACTGGCCGGTTCAGGCCGTGTATCGCGCGGTGGGGTACCTCTCCTCGCACCTGGCCGACCTCCCGTTCGATCACCATGCCGGGGTTATCCCGCATGACGCGGGCCGGGTGCTGGATATCGACGGGATCCCGATCGAATCCACCTACGTCACCGGGTGGGTCAAGCGCGGGCCTGTCGGATTGATCGGGCATACCAAATCCGATGCCGCCGAGACGATCACTAGCCTGCTCGCAGACCTCCCGGGTATCCAACCCGCAGAAATCTCGGACCCCGACGCGATATTCGCACACCTGCGGGGAAGCGGGATCGACTACACCACCTGGGAGGAGTGGGAACGGCTCGATGCTCATGAGGTGGCACTCGGACAAGAGCAGAGCCGGGAACGCATCAAAGTGGTACCGCGCGAGGAGATGATCAGCGCCGGGCGCCAGGCCTCTTAG
- the dtd gene encoding D-aminoacyl-tRNA deacylase — translation MRVLVQRVVSAAVSVDGEVVGAIRPDGQGLLALVGVTHDDDAEKAAQLAEKMWQLRILDDEKSAADVGAPILVVSQFTLYANTKKGRRPAWNAAAPGGVAEPIVHAFADALRKLGARVEAGVFGAHMRVELVNDGPVTVLLEL, via the coding sequence GTGCGTGTTTTGGTGCAACGGGTCGTCTCCGCGGCCGTATCCGTCGACGGCGAGGTGGTCGGCGCGATCCGCCCCGACGGGCAGGGCTTACTGGCCCTGGTGGGCGTCACTCATGACGACGATGCCGAAAAGGCCGCACAGCTCGCGGAGAAGATGTGGCAGCTTCGCATTCTCGATGATGAGAAGTCCGCGGCGGACGTGGGTGCCCCTATCTTGGTGGTCAGCCAGTTCACGTTGTACGCCAACACCAAGAAGGGGCGCCGTCCCGCCTGGAATGCGGCAGCACCGGGCGGTGTCGCCGAGCCCATCGTGCACGCGTTCGCGGACGCACTGCGCAAGCTCGGCGCGCGGGTCGAAGCCGGGGTGTTCGGCGCGCACATGAGAGTTGAACTGGTCAATGACGGTCCGGTGACCGTGCTGCTGGAGCTGTAG
- a CDS encoding gamma carbonic anhydrase family protein translates to MPLYSLDGKSPSVHPEAFVAPTACLIGDVTVEAGVSIWFNTVIRADYAPIIIRVGANIQDGSVLHSDPGMPVDIGEGATVAHMCLVHSCTVGDGALIGNHATVLDGASIGARSMVAAGSLVLGGAQIPADVLVMGSPAKVKGPVAGTPAEFLTKGVPAAYRELGKRYLAGLDK, encoded by the coding sequence ATGCCTTTGTACTCACTCGACGGAAAAAGCCCGAGCGTCCACCCCGAGGCGTTCGTGGCGCCGACTGCCTGTCTCATCGGGGATGTCACGGTGGAGGCCGGTGTCTCTATCTGGTTCAACACCGTCATCCGCGCCGATTACGCCCCGATCATCATCAGGGTGGGGGCCAACATCCAGGACGGATCGGTGCTGCACAGCGACCCGGGGATGCCGGTCGATATCGGTGAGGGGGCCACGGTCGCGCACATGTGCCTGGTGCACAGCTGCACCGTGGGAGACGGTGCCCTGATCGGAAACCATGCGACGGTGCTCGACGGTGCCTCCATCGGTGCGCGCAGCATGGTGGCGGCGGGATCGCTGGTGCTCGGAGGCGCCCAGATACCCGCGGATGTCCTGGTCATGGGCTCGCCGGCCAAGGTAAAGGGGCCGGTCGCGGGTACCCCGGCGGAGTTCCTGACGAAGGGTGTTCCGGCCGCGTATCGGGAGCTGGGCAAGCGCTATCTGGCCGGTTTGGACAAGTAA
- a CDS encoding FAD/NAD(P)-binding protein, whose protein sequence is MTRVAVIGAGAAGTMAALHLLRRNDSRELHLTLVDPDAKTGPGVPYRTTDPRHLLNVPAGKLGVDSAEPLGFVAWLHDNGQTDTGPGDFVSRGLFGRYLSHTFERARGDRVSRLHHRAVAVRRGGDGLSVALGNGEIAHVDAVILAAGPNMPGASWAPSSLRDSALFIRDPWRQDVLEDLPDDGDLLLVGTGLTMVDLARTLRRPGRVLHAISRSGLLPRAHRAFPAAPPPTFAMDRGKVLERSVRYIHDVTAQSGDACAAVDALRPHAAELWARMIADERAVFLRKYRRQWDIHRHRMPPQSAAQIEQDVAAGALRIYRAALAGTSTSGAEIRATLSTGQVLDVGAIINCTGPRYDIAAGADPLWSQLLDDGLVRPGPLNLGLDTDPSGRLLPGHVPMWALGPLRRGNLWETTAFAEIRSQAEALAALIGS, encoded by the coding sequence GTGACCCGTGTAGCCGTCATAGGGGCGGGTGCGGCCGGGACGATGGCTGCCCTGCACTTGCTGCGGCGTAACGACTCACGGGAGCTGCACCTGACCCTGGTCGATCCTGACGCGAAGACCGGGCCCGGAGTGCCGTATCGCACAACAGACCCCCGCCACCTCCTGAATGTGCCGGCGGGAAAACTGGGCGTCGATTCCGCCGAGCCGCTGGGCTTCGTGGCCTGGCTGCATGACAACGGCCAGACCGACACCGGTCCTGGGGATTTCGTCTCGCGCGGGCTCTTCGGACGCTACCTCTCCCACACGTTCGAGCGGGCACGCGGCGATCGGGTGAGCCGTCTTCATCATCGAGCGGTGGCAGTGAGACGGGGCGGTGACGGGCTCTCGGTGGCTCTGGGGAACGGCGAGATCGCCCATGTGGACGCCGTGATCCTGGCGGCGGGCCCCAACATGCCCGGCGCTTCCTGGGCGCCAAGCTCGTTGCGTGACAGCGCGTTGTTTATCCGCGACCCGTGGCGACAGGATGTGCTTGAAGACCTCCCCGATGACGGTGATCTTCTACTGGTGGGAACAGGTCTGACGATGGTCGACCTTGCCCGCACGCTACGCAGGCCCGGTCGTGTTCTGCACGCGATATCCCGCAGTGGGCTGCTGCCAAGAGCACACCGTGCATTTCCCGCGGCGCCGCCACCGACATTCGCGATGGACCGGGGCAAGGTACTGGAACGTTCGGTGCGCTACATCCACGACGTGACCGCGCAGAGCGGTGACGCTTGTGCGGCCGTCGACGCGCTGCGTCCACACGCAGCCGAGTTGTGGGCGCGGATGATCGCTGACGAGCGAGCGGTCTTTCTGCGAAAGTACCGCAGGCAGTGGGATATTCACCGACACCGGATGCCGCCGCAGTCCGCCGCGCAGATCGAACAGGATGTCGCCGCCGGGGCGTTGCGCATCTATCGCGCGGCGCTGGCAGGCACCTCGACATCGGGCGCGGAAATCAGGGCGACCTTGTCCACGGGGCAGGTCCTCGATGTGGGTGCGATAATCAATTGCACCGGACCGCGGTACGACATCGCGGCCGGTGCCGATCCGTTGTGGAGCCAGCTATTGGACGACGGCCTGGTACGGCCGGGGCCGCTGAACCTGGGGCTGGATACTGACCCGTCGGGGCGCCTCCTTCCTGGGCATGTACCGATGTGGGCCTTGGGGCCATTGAGGCGCGGAAATCTATGGGAAACAACGGCTTTCGCGGAGATTAGGTCGCAGGCGGAGGCTCTGGCGGCGCTGATAGGGTCGTAG
- a CDS encoding Rieske 2Fe-2S domain-containing protein — protein MSTDTAGIGVREIDVGELPTRYARGWHCLGVAESFRDGEPHAIDAFGTKLVVFADTQGDIKVLDGYCRHMGGDLSQGSIKGDNVACPFHDWRWGGDGKCKLVPYAKRTPKLARTRSWITDVKSGLLFVWHDAEGNGPTDDVEIPEIPEYSDDGWTTWDWNTIVIEGSNCREIVDNVTDMAHFYYIHFGFPTYFKNVFEGHIASQYLRTVGRPDVQLGGSSQYTGEQILDSEASYFGPSFMINWLHNNYGGYKAESILINCHYPIDQNSFVLQYGVIVQKPAGMDEKMTGKLSRAMTKGVGQGFLQDVEIWKNKTRIDNPLLVEEDGAVYQMRRWYSQFYVDKADVTPEMTDRFELEIDTTKANEFWHGEVDENLQRQALEKEKAEQAAAESGSHAEATQS, from the coding sequence ATGAGCACAGACACCGCAGGAATCGGCGTTCGCGAGATCGACGTCGGTGAGCTCCCCACCCGCTACGCACGCGGTTGGCACTGCCTGGGCGTCGCAGAGTCGTTCAGGGACGGTGAGCCCCACGCCATCGACGCGTTCGGCACCAAGCTGGTGGTATTCGCCGACACCCAGGGCGACATCAAGGTGCTCGACGGCTATTGCCGCCACATGGGTGGCGATCTGTCTCAGGGCTCCATCAAGGGCGACAACGTGGCGTGCCCGTTCCATGATTGGCGCTGGGGCGGCGACGGCAAGTGCAAGCTGGTTCCGTACGCCAAGCGCACCCCGAAGCTGGCCCGCACACGCAGCTGGATCACCGACGTCAAGAGCGGTCTGCTGTTCGTTTGGCACGACGCCGAAGGCAACGGCCCCACCGATGACGTCGAGATCCCGGAAATTCCGGAGTACTCCGACGATGGCTGGACCACCTGGGACTGGAACACCATCGTCATCGAGGGGTCCAACTGCCGCGAGATCGTGGACAACGTCACCGACATGGCCCACTTCTACTACATCCACTTCGGATTCCCGACGTACTTCAAGAACGTCTTCGAGGGACACATCGCCTCGCAGTACCTGCGCACCGTCGGCCGCCCCGACGTGCAGCTGGGCGGTTCCTCGCAGTACACCGGCGAGCAGATCCTGGATTCGGAAGCCTCGTACTTCGGGCCCTCCTTCATGATCAACTGGCTGCACAACAACTACGGCGGCTACAAGGCCGAGTCGATCCTGATCAACTGCCACTACCCCATCGACCAGAATTCCTTTGTGCTGCAATACGGCGTCATCGTCCAAAAGCCCGCGGGCATGGACGAGAAGATGACCGGCAAGCTCTCGCGCGCGATGACCAAGGGTGTCGGGCAGGGCTTCCTGCAGGACGTCGAGATCTGGAAGAACAAGACCCGCATCGACAACCCCCTGCTGGTCGAGGAGGACGGCGCTGTCTACCAGATGCGCCGCTGGTACTCGCAGTTCTACGTCGACAAGGCCGATGTCACCCCCGAGATGACCGACCGGTTCGAGCTGGAGATCGACACCACCAAGGCCAACGAGTTCTGGCACGGCGAGGTTGACGAGAATTTGCAACGGCAAGCCCTGGAGAAAGAAAAGGCCGAGCAGGCGGCAGCCGAATCCGGATCCCATGCCGAGGCGACGCAAAGCTGA